From a single Actinomyces viscosus genomic region:
- a CDS encoding NAD(P)H-dependent oxidoreductase, whose product MQHNAGFTRDDVVTAALEIGVDRFTMGKVARRLGVSTADLGRTVSSRDDLLVACLERVSADVTLPPTGLSWQDYLRQLSDSLWDVLDANPGLDHTLIDLAWAYVPFMSVAKRAHNALVSGGLRSEDAYLALNYTLSTVLTSHQQAAAMAETIESDHQPGRRERGIDIATRMWDERFGGSGAALGMRRSHALHNGDDADRVPFRPKESWLDRGAMTPKLEVIIGGFSGLSDVLSTSGAVDGGASRGASPASQSNDTRESSVNTLVLVFHPNISESRVNKALGATAESLGGNITVRYMYDIYPDFNIDVATEQAALLGADRIVLQYPMYWLSCPPLLKKWLDDVLTFGWAYGSTGTALHGKELLLAVSVGGAGSAYGREGAHIYTIHEFLRPMQGTSRVIGTKYAVPFLSVGALEITDEAIARRARDYAAVLQTPELPMLDIFG is encoded by the coding sequence ATGCAGCATAATGCCGGTTTTACCAGGGACGACGTCGTCACAGCCGCCCTCGAGATTGGTGTGGACCGGTTCACGATGGGCAAGGTGGCGCGTCGACTGGGGGTGAGTACAGCCGACCTGGGACGCACCGTCAGCTCGCGCGACGACCTGCTCGTGGCCTGTCTTGAGCGGGTCTCCGCCGACGTCACGCTCCCGCCCACCGGACTGAGCTGGCAGGACTACCTGCGCCAGCTCTCCGACTCCCTGTGGGACGTGCTCGACGCCAACCCCGGTCTGGACCACACGCTCATCGATCTGGCCTGGGCCTACGTGCCCTTTATGTCGGTGGCCAAGCGCGCCCACAACGCCCTCGTCTCGGGTGGTCTTCGCAGCGAGGACGCCTACCTGGCGCTCAACTACACGCTCTCGACCGTCCTGACCTCTCACCAGCAGGCGGCCGCCATGGCCGAGACCATCGAGTCCGACCACCAGCCGGGCCGCCGCGAGCGCGGTATCGACATCGCCACCCGCATGTGGGACGAGCGCTTCGGCGGCTCGGGCGCAGCCCTGGGCATGCGCCGGTCTCACGCGCTGCACAATGGCGACGACGCCGATCGCGTCCCCTTCCGGCCCAAGGAGTCCTGGCTGGACCGCGGCGCGATGACCCCCAAGCTGGAGGTCATCATCGGCGGCTTCTCCGGCCTGAGCGACGTCCTGTCCACCTCCGGCGCCGTCGACGGCGGCGCCTCACGGGGAGCATCCCCCGCATCTCAGTCCAACGACACCAGGGAGTCCTCCGTGAACACTCTCGTTCTCGTCTTCCACCCCAACATCTCCGAGTCGCGGGTCAACAAGGCCCTGGGGGCGACGGCGGAGTCGCTCGGCGGCAACATCACCGTGCGCTACATGTACGACATCTACCCCGACTTCAACATCGATGTGGCCACCGAGCAGGCCGCCCTGCTGGGTGCCGACCGCATCGTCCTGCAGTACCCCATGTACTGGCTGTCCTGCCCGCCCCTGCTCAAGAAGTGGCTCGACGACGTCCTGACCTTCGGCTGGGCCTACGGCTCGACCGGCACGGCCCTGCACGGCAAGGAGCTCCTCCTGGCCGTCAGCGTCGGCGGCGCCGGCAGCGCCTACGGCCGCGAGGGCGCGCACATCTACACGATCCACGAGTTCCTGCGTCCCATGCAGGGCACCTCGCGCGTCATCGGCACCAAGTACGCCGTGCCCTTCCTGTCCGTCGGCGCCCTGGAGATCACCGACGAGGCCATCGCCCGGCGCGCCCGGGACTACGCCGCGGTGCTCCAGACCCCCGAGCTCCCGATGCTCGACATCTTCGGCTGA
- a CDS encoding GNAT family N-acetyltransferase, translating into MVEIVAYRPEQRQALLDLSLRAWDPVFPLMKQDVPAFVYRSFYPEGWRQRQTSDLAEVLDGEPDGVDVAVLDGHPVGWVCTRLHPEDRMGEVYIVVVDPDYQRRGIGRALMNHSMERARAAGMDMVMVETGGDRGHAPARATYEGLGFRRWPVARYFKDLADGD; encoded by the coding sequence ATGGTTGAGATCGTCGCGTACCGCCCGGAGCAGCGTCAGGCGCTGCTGGATCTGTCCCTGCGCGCCTGGGACCCGGTGTTCCCGCTCATGAAGCAGGACGTTCCCGCCTTCGTCTACCGGTCCTTCTACCCCGAGGGCTGGCGTCAGCGGCAGACCTCCGATCTTGCCGAGGTCCTGGACGGCGAGCCCGACGGCGTCGACGTGGCCGTGCTCGACGGGCACCCGGTGGGGTGGGTGTGCACCCGCCTGCACCCCGAGGACCGGATGGGGGAGGTCTACATCGTCGTCGTCGACCCGGACTACCAGCGCCGCGGCATCGGCCGGGCCCTCATGAACCACTCCATGGAGCGGGCCCGTGCGGCCGGGATGGACATGGTGATGGTCGAGACCGGCGGGGACCGCGGGCACGCCCCGGCCCGGGCCACCTACGAGGGACTCGGTTTCCGTCGCTGGCCGGTGGCCCGCTACTTCAAGGACCTGGCCGACGGCGACTGA
- a CDS encoding nuclear transport factor 2 family protein, whose amino-acid sequence MSDANVALVRRLYDSGMAPDVVDEIVADDLVWDITPGAPFGGVYHGWPQVTADFFGRLLPHLTSLKATPENFYGAEGTDHVFVTGYYAATELREPIAVADVERNEPTVWPTAPSGSCRTV is encoded by the coding sequence ATGTCCGACGCAAATGTGGCCCTTGTCCGTAGGCTCTACGACTCAGGAATGGCTCCCGATGTCGTTGACGAGATCGTCGCGGACGATCTCGTCTGGGACATCACTCCAGGAGCACCTTTCGGAGGCGTGTACCACGGTTGGCCCCAGGTGACCGCAGACTTTTTCGGCAGGCTCCTCCCTCATCTCACCTCACTGAAGGCCACGCCGGAGAACTTCTATGGCGCTGAGGGAACTGACCACGTCTTTGTGACCGGTTACTACGCCGCCACCGAGCTGCGTGAGCCGATCGCGGTGGCCGACGTCGAGAGGAACGAGCCAACGGTCTGGCCGACCGCGCCAAGTGGCTCCTGCAGGACCGTCTGA
- a CDS encoding helix-turn-helix domain-containing protein codes for MPRTYRSTELGAFLRRRRYERTPEEVGLPDAEDGRRVTGLRRQEVAALASISTDYYTRIEQGRITASLPVLANLAQALHLSPDGWMYMLKLAVDNPLHHLQQQEDPKVDVTTQRILDSLEHTPAFVIGPLTEVLAWNRLAARVFIDFAQVPVDQRLFVRLLFTEPSLRSLYADWDGVAQLAIAQLRMHTAYDPENPRLLSLVEELSALSPQFTAWWDAREVNIRTTGTKRLHHPTAGDLEFEWSTLTCATAPTQQMIVWTCAPGSTTQAAMQQLDNTL; via the coding sequence ATGCCTCGCACCTACCGGAGCACCGAGCTCGGGGCTTTTCTGCGCCGTCGTCGCTACGAACGCACGCCCGAGGAGGTGGGACTGCCGGATGCCGAGGACGGCAGGCGAGTCACCGGCCTGCGCCGCCAGGAGGTGGCGGCCCTGGCCAGTATCAGCACCGACTACTACACGCGTATCGAGCAGGGGCGCATCACCGCGTCGCTTCCGGTGCTCGCCAACCTGGCGCAGGCGCTCCACCTGAGCCCGGACGGGTGGATGTACATGCTCAAGCTCGCCGTGGACAATCCCCTCCACCATCTCCAGCAGCAGGAGGACCCGAAGGTCGATGTCACCACCCAGAGGATCCTCGACAGCCTGGAGCACACCCCGGCCTTCGTCATCGGACCACTCACGGAGGTCCTGGCCTGGAACCGGCTGGCCGCCCGGGTCTTCATCGACTTCGCTCAGGTGCCGGTGGATCAGCGCCTCTTCGTGAGGCTCCTTTTCACCGAGCCGTCCCTGAGGTCCCTCTACGCCGACTGGGACGGGGTGGCGCAGCTGGCCATCGCCCAGCTGCGCATGCACACCGCCTACGACCCGGAGAACCCCCGGCTGCTGTCCCTGGTGGAGGAGCTGTCCGCACTGAGTCCGCAGTTCACCGCCTGGTGGGACGCCCGAGAGGTCAACATCCGCACCACCGGGACCAAGCGTCTGCACCATCCGACGGCCGGCGACCTCGAGTTCGAGTGGTCGACCCTGACCTGTGCCACCGCACCGACCCAGCAGATGATCGTCTGGACCTGCGCACCGGGCTCAACGACGCAGGCGGCCATGCAGCAGCTGGACAACACACTGTGA
- a CDS encoding tetratricopeptide repeat protein has translation MVDPISLAALTTNLSGLLMRGAAVSVDPSWSSAAALPGDTLNTWRSLRGLLQGRGGDVNPLEASVKGRLQKQVDTIREQYTKVAPSTLNGAVTEMEVALKELSGDDDAVVEAVRFPDNFETYLRRRTAGRRKNVEAAAEPFFDDLTRIVAKEFIRLAPGSRSFDRGAFKQLLAGQEQLLEGQAEARELLGTMATGIKEIHSAISHRQSASPTRIRFGSRPRIAAGFVDREGQDELFGAIFTRADPRTVLTGMRGSAKTQLAAAVAASCEDEGWPVVAWVNAASRKELVADLYEVAIRVGIDAPKDVPPDIVVRRCLDELSAADAADRLFVFDNVENIDDLKNLIPHGDGIRVVVTTTRHLDWESLGWQPITIGVFEREQSIALLCERTGDANRDTADQVADALGDLPVAVTQAAATAKSGGYTLSDYLERLSNHPLESSISRLEGDDYPDAVGVALFMAYEQVLEQIRTKHPQQERIAVSLLGTLSLLAASGVPSHWLFHLDEDSDTVRSTLSFLRGNSIVQESSDRSKTLIHRLQGQVYRETHLSNQEKISEASRYATTTLNEIKIKQLTNFEHKRQETRNLVEQIRSVSSQDYSRPLLSDPTFVLTLAATLRYATSLGMPQLALTLAESVTQTVDALGPDHPNSLASRNSLAGAYRNVGRLNEAIDLFEQNLEDRTHILGPNHPHTLTSRGNLANAYQDVGRLNEAIDLFEQNLEDRTHILGPNHPHTLTTRNNLAIAYRAAGRFEDADKLFETPWDSEEDGQDGTEHDPDQETGD, from the coding sequence ATGGTCGACCCCATCTCCCTCGCCGCGCTGACCACCAACCTCTCCGGGCTGCTCATGCGCGGAGCCGCTGTGTCCGTCGATCCCTCATGGAGCAGCGCGGCGGCACTGCCTGGCGACACCCTCAACACATGGCGCAGCCTGAGAGGCCTGCTGCAGGGGCGAGGTGGCGACGTGAATCCACTGGAGGCATCCGTCAAGGGCCGCCTCCAGAAGCAGGTGGATACCATCCGCGAGCAGTACACAAAGGTCGCCCCATCCACCCTGAATGGAGCCGTCACCGAGATGGAGGTGGCGCTCAAGGAGCTCAGCGGGGACGACGACGCAGTCGTTGAAGCCGTGCGGTTCCCGGACAACTTCGAGACGTACCTCCGACGGCGTACGGCCGGCCGCCGCAAGAATGTCGAGGCGGCCGCCGAGCCCTTCTTCGACGACCTGACCCGCATCGTTGCCAAGGAGTTCATCCGCCTTGCGCCAGGCTCGCGGAGCTTCGACCGCGGTGCATTCAAGCAGCTACTCGCCGGTCAGGAGCAACTGCTGGAGGGACAAGCAGAGGCTCGCGAGCTTTTGGGGACGATGGCTACGGGCATCAAGGAGATCCATAGCGCGATCTCGCACAGACAATCTGCCTCACCCACACGGATTCGCTTCGGCAGCCGCCCCAGGATCGCCGCAGGCTTTGTCGACCGGGAGGGGCAGGATGAGCTCTTCGGCGCCATCTTCACACGCGCCGATCCTCGCACCGTGCTGACCGGGATGAGAGGAAGCGCCAAAACCCAGCTGGCCGCCGCTGTTGCAGCCAGCTGCGAAGACGAGGGTTGGCCGGTGGTCGCGTGGGTCAATGCGGCCTCACGCAAGGAGCTCGTTGCCGATCTCTATGAGGTGGCCATACGGGTCGGCATCGACGCGCCGAAGGACGTTCCTCCAGATATCGTCGTTCGACGTTGCTTGGATGAGTTAAGCGCAGCAGACGCAGCGGACCGGCTCTTCGTCTTCGACAACGTGGAGAATATCGATGATCTTAAGAACCTTATCCCCCACGGAGACGGCATCCGAGTTGTTGTCACCACCACACGCCATCTCGACTGGGAGAGTTTGGGATGGCAGCCGATCACTATCGGTGTTTTTGAACGCGAACAGTCCATCGCACTCCTCTGCGAGCGCACCGGCGACGCTAACCGCGACACAGCCGACCAGGTGGCAGACGCACTTGGCGATCTACCTGTTGCCGTGACCCAAGCCGCAGCAACAGCAAAATCGGGCGGATATACCTTATCCGATTATCTTGAGAGGCTGAGCAATCACCCACTCGAGTCAAGTATCAGTCGTCTCGAGGGTGACGACTACCCGGACGCCGTCGGTGTCGCGCTGTTCATGGCGTACGAACAGGTCCTGGAGCAGATCAGAACCAAACATCCTCAGCAGGAGAGGATCGCCGTATCGCTCCTCGGCACACTATCTCTTCTTGCTGCTTCCGGAGTTCCATCTCATTGGCTATTTCACCTTGACGAGGATTCAGACACCGTTCGAAGCACCCTCTCCTTCCTGAGAGGAAATTCCATCGTTCAGGAATCAAGCGATCGCAGCAAGACCCTCATTCACCGCCTTCAAGGACAAGTCTACCGTGAAACCCACCTGAGCAACCAAGAGAAAATTTCCGAGGCGAGCAGATATGCAACGACTACCCTCAACGAGATCAAGATCAAACAATTAACCAATTTTGAACACAAACGCCAGGAAACACGCAATCTCGTTGAGCAAATACGCTCGGTCTCATCACAGGATTACTCTCGCCCCTTGCTTTCCGATCCGACTTTCGTTTTAACGCTCGCAGCGACGCTACGGTATGCAACCAGCCTTGGGATGCCGCAACTGGCACTTACCCTCGCTGAATCTGTCACTCAGACAGTCGATGCCTTAGGCCCCGACCACCCCAACAGCCTGGCCTCACGCAACAGCCTTGCCGGTGCCTACCGGAATGTGGGCAGACTCAACGAGGCCATCGACCTGTTCGAGCAAAACCTCGAAGACCGCACCCACATCCTGGGACCCAACCACCCCCACACCCTGACCTCACGCGGCAACCTCGCCAACGCCTACCAGGACGTGGGCAGACTCAACGAGGCCATCGACCTGTTCGAGCAAAACCTCGAAGACCGCACCCACATCCTGGGACCCAACCACCCCCACACCCTCACCACACGCAACAACCTCGCCATTGCCTACCGCGCCGCAGGAAGATTCGAGGATGCGGACAAGCTCTTTGAGACGCCGTGGGACTCAGAGGAGGACGGACAAGACGGGACCGAGCACGACCCCGACCAGGAGACCGGCGACTGA
- a CDS encoding ATP-binding protein, whose translation MVNPFKPTAGATPPLLVGRNRVIEEFLESLDDGPGAPGLLELITGARGVGKTVMLTALGDAARGRGWVVVDETAREGLMDRLGAEFTRQLSQLAGKERSRLTSLSLSTPLGGGSATIEHAPAPEPSWRQKARALTQWLAEHGTGLLLTIDEVHAIPREELRALSAEVQHLIREGAPIGLLMAGLPKAVEELLNDDITTFLRRAERIELSEVAIDDVREALKSTFDTGGKTLGNELAQECANATGGYPFMIQLVGYQVWKHSGEGPVTRPAVAAGTTAARLRLGNLVHAPALRDLSDVDRTMLVCMAKDDGPSQIADIAERMDRPVNYVSVYRNRLLAAGIIKTAGYGKVDFAAPYLREYLREHAAHLVME comes from the coding sequence ATGGTCAACCCCTTCAAACCCACAGCGGGCGCCACCCCGCCCCTGCTTGTCGGCCGCAACCGCGTCATCGAGGAGTTCCTGGAAAGTCTCGACGACGGCCCCGGCGCACCCGGCCTCCTGGAGCTCATCACCGGTGCTCGCGGCGTCGGCAAAACCGTCATGCTCACCGCTCTGGGCGACGCGGCACGTGGGCGCGGCTGGGTGGTCGTTGACGAGACCGCACGCGAGGGACTCATGGACCGCCTCGGTGCCGAGTTCACCCGACAGCTGTCGCAGCTCGCAGGCAAGGAGCGCTCACGGCTGACCTCCTTGAGCCTGAGCACGCCGCTTGGTGGCGGTAGCGCAACAATCGAGCATGCGCCTGCCCCTGAGCCCTCGTGGCGCCAGAAGGCACGTGCGCTGACGCAGTGGCTCGCGGAGCACGGCACCGGCCTGTTACTCACGATCGATGAAGTGCATGCCATTCCGCGCGAAGAGCTGCGGGCCCTGTCCGCAGAGGTGCAGCATCTCATTCGGGAGGGGGCTCCCATCGGTCTCCTCATGGCAGGACTTCCTAAAGCCGTAGAGGAACTGCTCAATGACGACATCACGACCTTCCTACGCCGAGCCGAACGGATCGAGCTCAGTGAGGTGGCCATCGACGACGTCCGTGAGGCCCTGAAGTCGACCTTCGACACCGGCGGCAAGACACTGGGTAACGAGCTGGCTCAGGAGTGCGCGAACGCGACCGGCGGCTATCCGTTCATGATCCAGCTCGTGGGGTACCAGGTGTGGAAGCACAGCGGTGAAGGCCCGGTGACCCGGCCGGCCGTTGCCGCCGGGACCACCGCCGCCCGGCTGCGGCTGGGCAATCTGGTGCACGCTCCAGCACTGCGAGACCTGTCCGACGTCGACCGAACAATGCTCGTGTGCATGGCCAAAGACGATGGTCCATCACAGATCGCCGACATCGCAGAACGCATGGACCGCCCTGTCAACTACGTGTCGGTCTACCGCAACCGGCTGCTCGCCGCCGGGATCATCAAGACCGCCGGCTACGGCAAGGTCGACTTCGCAGCCCCTTATCTGCGTGAGTACCTGCGCGAGCACGCTGCGCACCTCGTCATGGAGTGA
- a CDS encoding NAD(P)H-dependent oxidoreductase, which produces MKTLVLVFHPDMSASRANRPLAAKAETLGDDVTVRYMYDIYPDQKVDVAAEQAALEAADRVVLQFPMYWYSTPALLKQWLDDVLLYGWAYGSTGNALAGKELLVAVSTGGPGDAYNGEGSYGYTLTELLRPLQATANMTQMTYLEPFTTTGTLTITDEALDQKVEDYAATLTAEDLPVLDLHG; this is translated from the coding sequence ATGAAGACCCTCGTCCTCGTCTTCCACCCCGACATGTCCGCCTCGCGCGCCAACCGTCCCCTGGCCGCCAAGGCCGAGACCCTCGGTGACGACGTCACCGTGCGCTACATGTACGACATCTACCCCGACCAGAAGGTCGACGTCGCCGCCGAGCAGGCCGCCCTGGAGGCCGCCGACCGCGTCGTCCTCCAGTTCCCCATGTACTGGTACTCCACCCCCGCCCTGCTCAAGCAGTGGCTCGACGACGTCCTCCTCTACGGCTGGGCCTACGGCTCGACCGGCAACGCGTTGGCCGGCAAGGAGCTGCTGGTGGCCGTCAGCACGGGCGGCCCCGGGGACGCCTACAACGGGGAGGGCTCCTACGGCTACACGCTCACCGAGCTGCTGCGCCCGCTCCAGGCGACCGCCAACATGACTCAGATGACCTACCTGGAGCCCTTCACCACCACCGGGACCCTCACCATCACCGATGAGGCCCTGGACCAGAAGGTCGAGGACTACGCCGCGACGCTGACGGCCGAGGACCTGCCCGTCCTGGACCTCCACGGCTGA
- a CDS encoding IS630 family transposase, translating to MRLKSEAVVLLSKGVDTAVVAQVVERTPETVRSWAREWNRYRLASIHTGHAGNLNASRLTATQRQEVAGVLSRPPSEQGLPIGFWDVPHLAAWVYDHFEVEYASAASYRFLLHMAGLSFHRPQTVDQRRPPQADVDQRMSQIRSEIVRKWSDPEVMVVCADEVRIEHEAIVRRAWIRRGDAARLEVDRRRQAQSYIGFLHETDGTVDLMTLDWQDTGTITQALIDLTVKHPDKKKIVIVWDNASWHRSAKLTNSLKTIKNLERIHLINLPAYSPDENPIEHVWKEAKDSISNHQRATFPQTRQAFETFIQANKFPYRLTK from the coding sequence ATGCGTTTGAAGTCCGAGGCGGTCGTGCTGCTGTCCAAGGGTGTGGATACCGCGGTCGTGGCCCAGGTCGTCGAGCGCACGCCCGAGACGGTGCGCAGCTGGGCTCGGGAGTGGAACCGGTACCGCCTGGCCTCAATCCACACCGGTCACGCCGGCAACCTCAACGCCTCCAGGCTCACCGCCACCCAGCGCCAGGAGGTGGCCGGGGTACTGTCCCGGCCCCCGTCGGAGCAGGGCCTGCCCATCGGGTTCTGGGACGTGCCCCATCTGGCGGCCTGGGTCTACGACCACTTCGAGGTGGAGTACGCCTCTGCCGCCTCCTACCGGTTCCTGCTGCACATGGCGGGCCTGTCCTTCCACCGCCCCCAGACCGTTGACCAGCGCCGCCCGCCCCAGGCGGACGTTGACCAGCGCATGAGCCAGATCCGTTCCGAGATCGTCCGCAAGTGGTCCGATCCCGAGGTGATGGTGGTGTGCGCCGACGAGGTGCGTATCGAGCACGAGGCGATCGTGCGCAGGGCGTGGATCCGCCGGGGGGACGCCGCCCGCCTGGAGGTCGACCGCCGCCGCCAGGCCCAGTCCTACATCGGCTTCCTGCACGAGACCGACGGCACCGTCGACTTGATGACCCTCGACTGGCAGGACACCGGCACCATCACCCAGGCCCTGATCGACCTGACCGTGAAGCACCCCGACAAGAAGAAGATCGTCATCGTGTGGGACAACGCCTCCTGGCACCGTTCAGCAAAGCTCACAAACAGCCTCAAGACCATCAAGAACCTCGAGAGGATCCACCTGATCAACCTACCCGCCTACAGCCCCGACGAGAACCCCATCGAGCACGTCTGGAAAGAAGCAAAGGACAGTATCAGCAACCACCAAAGAGCCACATTCCCCCAAACCCGACAAGCATTCGAGACCTTCATCCAGGCAAACAAGTTCCCCTACCGACTCACAAAATAA
- a CDS encoding undecaprenyl-diphosphate phosphatase, with translation MNWLHAILLGIVEGITEFLPVSSTGHLNIVEKLLGYEINSAGMTAFTAVIQVGAILAAIIYFWADIVRIITAWIKGLTDPRARQNPDYTLGWGIILGSIPVAVVGLLFKDFIEGPVRSLWVIAGALIVWSGVMWLADHQQNLTKGMKDVTVKDALIIGAFQALSPVFPGISRSGATISAGLFLKFDRVTATRLSFYMGIPSLVAAGLLEAVTEAGTISDTVGWTPTIIATVVSGIVAYATIAWLLRFVSSNKFTSFLVYRVLLGLVIIALVSAGIIAA, from the coding sequence TTGAACTGGCTGCACGCCATCCTCCTCGGCATCGTCGAGGGCATCACCGAGTTCCTCCCGGTGTCCTCCACCGGGCACCTCAACATCGTCGAGAAGCTGCTCGGCTACGAGATCAACTCCGCGGGCATGACCGCCTTCACGGCCGTCATCCAGGTGGGTGCGATCCTCGCGGCCATCATCTACTTCTGGGCCGACATCGTCCGCATCATCACCGCCTGGATCAAGGGACTGACCGACCCACGGGCCCGGCAGAACCCCGACTACACCCTCGGCTGGGGCATCATCCTGGGATCGATCCCGGTGGCCGTCGTCGGGCTGCTGTTCAAGGACTTCATTGAGGGGCCGGTCCGCTCGCTGTGGGTGATCGCCGGCGCCCTCATCGTGTGGTCAGGGGTCATGTGGCTGGCCGACCACCAGCAGAACCTCACCAAGGGCATGAAGGACGTGACCGTCAAGGACGCTCTCATCATTGGAGCCTTCCAGGCGCTCTCCCCCGTGTTCCCGGGCATCTCCCGATCGGGCGCGACGATCTCCGCAGGCCTGTTCCTCAAGTTCGACCGGGTGACCGCAACCCGCCTGTCCTTCTACATGGGCATCCCGTCCCTGGTCGCGGCCGGGTTGCTGGAGGCCGTGACCGAGGCAGGCACCATCAGCGACACCGTAGGCTGGACGCCCACCATTATCGCGACCGTCGTCTCCGGCATCGTGGCCTACGCGACCATCGCCTGGCTGCTGCGCTTCGTCTCGTCCAACAAGTTCACCTCCTTCCTGGTCTACCGCGTGCTGCTGGGCCTGGTCATCATCGCCCTGGTCTCCGCCGGCATCATCGCTGCCTGA
- a CDS encoding inositol monophosphatase family protein encodes MSETPRPQRPVFPAPPAAPSPEAAPPAPTAPPAKQRRWRDDLHLAHTIANKVDSLTQARFDAGNFTVETKSDLTPVTEADREAERVIREQLGRARGRDSVLGEELPTTGHSSRQWVIDPIDGTKNFVRGVPVWATLIGLIEDGQCVVGLVSAPALGRRWWAVSGGGAWTGRSLSSARRMSVSGVDDLTRASMSYSSLSGWAQSKRLRGMLGLMQSCWRTRAYGDFWSYMLVAEGAVDLAAEPELELYDMAALVPVVTEAGGRFTSLDGEPGPFGGNAVATNSLLHEVALSHLGAETD; translated from the coding sequence ATGAGCGAGACTCCCCGCCCGCAACGCCCCGTCTTTCCGGCGCCTCCCGCGGCGCCCTCGCCAGAGGCGGCGCCGCCCGCCCCGACGGCGCCGCCGGCCAAGCAGCGGCGCTGGCGCGACGACCTGCACCTGGCGCACACGATCGCCAACAAGGTGGACAGCCTCACCCAGGCCCGCTTCGACGCCGGCAACTTCACGGTCGAGACCAAGTCCGACCTCACGCCGGTCACCGAGGCCGACCGGGAGGCCGAGCGCGTCATCCGCGAGCAGCTCGGGCGGGCTCGCGGGCGCGACTCCGTCCTGGGCGAGGAGCTGCCCACCACCGGGCACTCCTCGCGCCAGTGGGTCATCGACCCGATCGACGGAACCAAGAACTTCGTGCGGGGCGTGCCCGTGTGGGCCACGCTCATCGGCCTCATCGAGGACGGCCAGTGCGTCGTCGGGCTGGTCTCCGCCCCCGCGCTGGGGAGGCGCTGGTGGGCCGTGTCCGGCGGCGGCGCCTGGACCGGGCGGTCACTGAGCTCGGCCCGGCGGATGTCCGTCTCCGGCGTCGACGACCTCACCCGGGCCTCGATGTCCTACTCCTCGCTGTCGGGATGGGCCCAGTCCAAGCGGCTGCGCGGCATGCTGGGGCTCATGCAGTCGTGCTGGCGCACCCGCGCCTACGGGGACTTCTGGTCCTACATGCTGGTGGCCGAGGGCGCCGTGGACCTGGCGGCCGAGCCCGAGCTCGAGCTCTACGACATGGCGGCGCTCGTTCCCGTGGTCACCGAGGCCGGCGGGCGCTTCACCTCGCTCGACGGCGAGCCCGGGCCCTTCGGGGGCAACGCGGTGGCCACGAACTCGCTGCTGCACGAGGTCGCCCTCAGCCACCTGGGCGCCGAGACGGACTGA